Proteins found in one Acidimicrobiales bacterium genomic segment:
- the def gene encoding peptide deformylase, protein MAPHQIRVIGDPVLRRPATDVTDVDAAFVRLTDDMFTTMYEALGIGLAAPQVGVQKRFFVYDHGDGAGVILNPRIMESDGEWAYEEGCLSVPGLFWEIVRPKRIHLVGRDLDGNEVSIEADEVEARLFQHEIDHLDGILLIDHLDDDRRREARRTLREMTMSRLATSPAGGPSDGGLRLP, encoded by the coding sequence GTGGCGCCCCACCAGATCCGAGTGATCGGCGATCCGGTCCTGCGCAGGCCGGCGACCGACGTGACCGACGTGGACGCCGCGTTCGTGCGACTCACCGACGACATGTTCACCACCATGTACGAGGCGCTGGGGATCGGCCTGGCCGCGCCGCAGGTGGGGGTCCAGAAGCGCTTCTTCGTCTACGACCACGGCGACGGGGCCGGCGTGATCCTGAACCCGCGGATCATGGAGTCCGACGGCGAATGGGCTTACGAGGAGGGGTGCCTGTCGGTGCCCGGCCTGTTCTGGGAGATCGTCCGGCCGAAGCGGATCCACCTCGTGGGCCGGGACCTCGACGGCAACGAGGTCTCGATCGAGGCCGACGAGGTCGAGGCCCGCCTCTTTCAGCACGAGATCGACCACCTGGACGGGATCCTCCTCATCGACCACCTCGATGACGACCGGCGTCGCGAGGCCAGGCGGACCCTGCGGGAGATGACCATGTCCCGCCTGGCAACCTCCCCGGCGGGCGGGCCGTCGGACGGGGGCCTGCGATTGCCCTGA
- the ribD gene encoding bifunctional diaminohydroxyphosphoribosylaminopyrimidine deaminase/5-amino-6-(5-phosphoribosylamino)uracil reductase RibD encodes MAEPTVFDDEGGMRAALDAAGASHRRTSPNPRVGAVVVLDGRIVGTGFTHPPGGSHAERVALEAAGPAAAGATLYTTLEPCDHHGRTAPCTDAVIGAGVARVVVGVGDPDPEVSGRGLDRLREAGLAVDVGVLADEVATQLAPYLHHRRTGRPYVVLKLAATLDGRIAAPDGTSRWITGAEARHDVHRLRAASDAVCVGAGTVRADDPRLDVRDMVDEAAAPPRRVVLGAIPAGARVLPAEEYHGDLDGLLEALGSDGVLQLLVEGGADVAGRFHRAGLVDRYVVYLAPALLGGDDGRPLLAGPGVPTMADLRRGRFVAVEALGDDLRLDLVLDDG; translated from the coding sequence GTGGCTGAACCGACCGTCTTCGACGACGAAGGCGGTATGCGGGCGGCCCTGGACGCAGCGGGTGCCTCTCACCGCCGTACCTCCCCGAACCCGCGGGTGGGGGCAGTCGTGGTACTGGACGGACGGATCGTGGGCACCGGGTTCACCCATCCGCCGGGTGGGTCACATGCCGAGCGCGTGGCCCTCGAGGCGGCCGGACCGGCCGCGGCCGGCGCCACCCTGTACACGACGCTCGAGCCGTGCGACCACCACGGCCGGACCGCGCCGTGCACCGACGCCGTAATCGGGGCCGGGGTGGCCCGGGTGGTCGTCGGCGTCGGGGATCCGGATCCCGAGGTCTCCGGTAGGGGACTGGACCGGCTCCGGGAGGCGGGCCTCGCTGTGGATGTCGGCGTGCTCGCCGACGAGGTCGCCACCCAGTTGGCGCCGTACCTCCACCACCGTCGGACCGGCCGCCCCTACGTCGTGCTGAAGTTGGCCGCCACCCTGGACGGGCGGATCGCCGCACCGGACGGGACGAGTCGCTGGATCACCGGCGCTGAGGCGCGCCACGACGTACATCGGCTACGGGCCGCCAGCGACGCGGTATGCGTGGGTGCGGGGACCGTCAGGGCCGATGATCCACGGTTGGACGTCCGGGACATGGTCGACGAGGCGGCCGCCCCGCCCCGCCGTGTGGTGCTCGGGGCGATTCCCGCCGGTGCCCGGGTCCTGCCCGCCGAGGAGTACCACGGTGACCTCGACGGCCTCCTGGAGGCCCTGGGCTCGGACGGCGTGCTCCAATTGCTGGTGGAGGGCGGAGCAGACGTCGCGGGCCGGTTCCACCGCGCCGGGCTGGTCGACCGCTACGTGGTCTACCTGGCGCCGGCACTGCTGGGTGGCGACGACGGCCGTCCGCTCCTGGCCGGGCCGGGCGTCCCGACCATGGCCGACCTGCGAAGGGGACGGTTCGTGGCCGTGGAGGCCCTTGGCGACGACCTCCGTCTGGACCTGGTGCTCGACGACGGCTGA
- the metK gene encoding methionine adenosyltransferase, whose protein sequence is MADQISDAVLDAMLDNDPESRVACETMITTGLVVVAGEVTTDGYVDIPQTVRDTICEIGYDREDFGFDGHTCGVMVALDSQSSDIARGIDDSEEVRSGLSGGDDQLDRQGAGDQGMMVGYACDETDVLMPLPIHVAHRMAERHAEVRKAGTIPYLRPDAKTQVTFDYEGNRPVRLRKVLVSTQHNDGIDRDSMIRPDLIEQVIRPVIPAAFADDDYEVHVNPTGRFVIGGPVGDTGLTGRKIIVDAYGGMARHGGGAFSGKDPSKVDRSAAYATRWVAKHLVEAGAATRCEVQVAYAIGMAHPVSVLVDTFGTEAVDPEKISACVQDVFDLRPAAIIRDLRLKRPIYRETAAYGHFGRPGFPWESTDRVDDVRSALGLG, encoded by the coding sequence ATGGCCGATCAGATCTCGGACGCCGTCCTGGACGCCATGCTCGACAACGACCCCGAGAGTCGGGTGGCCTGCGAGACGATGATCACCACGGGACTCGTCGTGGTGGCCGGCGAGGTCACCACCGACGGCTACGTGGACATCCCCCAGACCGTGCGCGACACGATCTGCGAGATCGGCTACGACCGCGAGGACTTCGGCTTCGACGGCCACACCTGCGGCGTCATGGTCGCCCTGGACTCCCAGTCCAGCGACATCGCCCGCGGCATCGACGACTCCGAAGAGGTGAGGTCAGGGCTCTCGGGCGGGGACGACCAGCTGGATCGCCAGGGTGCCGGCGACCAGGGGATGATGGTCGGCTATGCCTGCGACGAGACCGACGTGCTCATGCCGCTGCCCATCCACGTGGCGCACCGCATGGCCGAACGCCATGCCGAGGTCCGCAAGGCCGGGACCATCCCGTACCTGCGTCCGGACGCCAAGACCCAGGTCACCTTCGACTACGAGGGAAACCGGCCGGTCCGACTGCGCAAGGTGCTCGTCTCGACCCAGCACAACGACGGGATCGACCGGGACTCGATGATCCGCCCGGACCTCATCGAGCAGGTCATCCGGCCGGTCATACCGGCGGCTTTCGCCGACGACGACTACGAGGTCCACGTCAACCCGACCGGCCGGTTCGTGATCGGTGGCCCGGTCGGAGACACCGGGCTGACGGGTCGCAAGATCATCGTGGACGCCTACGGCGGGATGGCCCGCCACGGTGGCGGCGCCTTCTCCGGCAAGGACCCGTCCAAGGTCGATCGCTCGGCCGCCTACGCCACCCGTTGGGTGGCGAAACACCTGGTGGAGGCCGGTGCCGCCACCAGGTGCGAGGTCCAGGTGGCCTACGCCATCGGCATGGCCCATCCCGTCTCGGTCCTCGTCGACACGTTCGGCACCGAGGCGGTGGACCCGGAGAAGATCTCGGCCTGCGTGCAGGATGTCTTCGACTTGCGTCCGGCGGCCATCATCCGGGACCTGCGGCTGAAGCGGCCCATCTATCGGGAAACGGCCGCCTACGGGCACTTCGGAAGACCCGGGTTCCCCTGGGAGTCGACCGACCGGGTCGACGACGTGCGGTCCGCCCTCGGCCTGGGCTGA
- a CDS encoding methyltransferase domain-containing protein — protein MSTEDPRRLALQVLGRIERDGAYANLALRAALDRSELDRRDRAFVTELVYGTTRMRRACDHLLDRFLHDDVQAEVRTVLRLGAYQLHWAGVPAHAAVSATVAVAPRRVRGLCNAVLRRVAGYEPTWPGPGVELSVPDWLVDRLVADLGRDEALEALAAMNRPAPAVVRDDGYHQDRASQMVAALVVEDLDPGAGRVLDLCAAPGGKATAMAAAGASVVAADLRPTRLNLVRDNALRLGHDMALVAADGRIPPFRPGSFDRVLVDAPCTGLGVLRRRADARWRSSEADVAELADLQVALLGAVVDLVRPGGQLVYSVCTLTAAETTGVDRRFREHTGLCSGAAVGGPWRPHGDDGAGGLLLPQDLDSEGMAVFRYRID, from the coding sequence GTGAGCACAGAGGACCCCAGGCGGCTGGCGCTGCAGGTGCTGGGGCGGATCGAGCGGGACGGTGCGTACGCCAACCTGGCGTTGCGGGCCGCCTTGGACCGCTCGGAGCTGGACCGCCGCGACCGGGCGTTCGTGACCGAACTCGTCTACGGCACGACCCGGATGCGTCGGGCCTGCGACCACCTGTTGGACCGCTTCCTGCACGACGACGTCCAGGCCGAGGTGCGCACCGTGCTGAGGCTGGGTGCCTACCAGTTGCACTGGGCCGGCGTCCCAGCCCATGCCGCCGTCTCGGCGACGGTCGCCGTGGCGCCCCGACGGGTCCGTGGCCTCTGCAACGCCGTCCTACGACGGGTTGCCGGGTACGAGCCCACATGGCCCGGACCGGGCGTCGAGTTGAGCGTGCCGGACTGGCTGGTGGACCGCCTGGTGGCCGACCTCGGTCGCGATGAGGCGCTGGAGGCGCTGGCCGCCATGAACCGACCGGCGCCGGCTGTGGTCCGCGACGACGGTTACCACCAGGACCGTGCCTCCCAGATGGTGGCCGCCCTGGTCGTCGAGGACCTCGACCCGGGCGCCGGGCGGGTACTGGACCTGTGCGCGGCCCCCGGGGGCAAGGCCACGGCCATGGCTGCCGCCGGTGCGTCGGTGGTCGCCGCCGACCTGCGCCCGACCCGACTGAACCTCGTACGCGACAACGCTCTTCGCCTCGGGCACGACATGGCGCTCGTTGCCGCCGACGGGCGGATTCCGCCCTTCCGTCCGGGTTCGTTCGATCGGGTCCTGGTGGATGCCCCGTGCACCGGCCTGGGGGTGCTCCGCCGCCGGGCCGATGCCCGTTGGCGGTCCAGCGAGGCGGACGTCGCCGAGTTGGCCGACCTCCAGGTGGCGCTGCTCGGCGCCGTGGTCGACCTGGTCCGCCCCGGCGGCCAACTGGTCTACAGCGTGTGCACCCTGACGGCGGCCGAGACGACCGGCGTGGACCGGCGGTTCCGGGAGCACACCGGTCTGTGCTCCGGTGCCGCGGTCGGCGGACCCTGGCGGCCCCACGGCGACGACGGAGCCGGTGGCCTGTTGCTGCCTCAGGACCTGGACAGCGAGGGCATGGCCGTCTTCCGCTACCGGATCGACTGA
- a CDS encoding MogA/MoaB family molybdenum cofactor biosynthesis protein — protein MAGHGHDDLHLGDVAPLDVKVLTVSDGVVHGVREDRSGAALVDRCEAEGWTVVDTAVTADGTEAVAEAIRALAVGFHGLVVTTGGTGFGPRDQTPEGTLAVLDRQAPGLAEAMRLANPLGRLSRGVAGTCGTALVLNTPGSSKGCVECLEAVVDVVPHAVRLLVDNADPHPSGEGSGTGG, from the coding sequence ATGGCCGGACACGGGCACGACGACCTCCACCTCGGTGACGTGGCTCCCCTGGACGTGAAGGTGCTGACCGTGTCCGATGGAGTAGTCCACGGGGTCCGTGAGGACCGGTCGGGAGCGGCGCTGGTCGACCGCTGTGAGGCCGAGGGCTGGACCGTGGTCGACACGGCTGTGACCGCAGATGGCACCGAGGCGGTGGCCGAGGCCATCCGGGCGCTGGCCGTCGGATTCCACGGCCTGGTGGTCACGACCGGAGGGACGGGCTTCGGTCCCCGTGACCAGACGCCGGAGGGCACCCTGGCCGTGCTGGACCGCCAGGCCCCCGGGCTGGCCGAGGCCATGCGCCTGGCCAACCCACTGGGCCGCCTGTCGCGCGGGGTGGCCGGCACCTGCGGAACCGCTCTGGTGCTGAACACACCGGGGTCCTCGAAGGGATGCGTGGAGTGCCTCGAGGCCGTCGTCGACGTCGTGCCGCACGCGGTCCGCCTGCTGGTCGACAACGCCGATCCGCATCCCTCGGGTGAGGGGTCGGGCACCGGTGGCTGA
- a CDS encoding DUF1844 domain-containing protein: protein MSSLWTPGGEHPVDRPDENAAPKDEPRLEDLSPEEREQVESMAREMAAVREQLASVPAAVVVANHLMGLYELGSIHLSQQPPNLAEASVAIDALGAVVDKLPGRLGETEATMRDALHQIRLAYVAVEKAAREADMATEQAGHEADVQDPAEPEPAAQDPTEPEAAVPDATGGDAEGD, encoded by the coding sequence ATGAGCAGCCTCTGGACCCCCGGTGGAGAACACCCGGTCGATCGCCCCGACGAGAATGCGGCGCCGAAGGACGAACCGAGGCTCGAGGATCTGAGCCCCGAGGAACGTGAGCAGGTCGAGTCCATGGCCAGGGAGATGGCCGCGGTACGCGAACAGCTGGCCTCGGTGCCCGCAGCGGTGGTGGTCGCCAACCACCTGATGGGCCTCTACGAGCTGGGGAGCATCCACCTCTCGCAGCAGCCTCCGAACCTGGCCGAGGCCTCGGTGGCCATCGACGCCCTGGGGGCCGTCGTCGACAAGTTGCCCGGGCGGCTGGGTGAAACCGAGGCCACCATGCGAGACGCCCTCCACCAGATCCGCCTCGCCTACGTGGCCGTCGAGAAGGCCGCCCGCGAGGCCGACATGGCGACGGAACAGGCCGGACACGAGGCTGACGTGCAGGACCCGGCTGAACCAGAGCCAGCCGCACAGGACCCGACTGAACCGGAAGCCGCTGTACCCGATGCGACAGGCGGGGACGCAGAAGGGGACTGA
- a CDS encoding class I SAM-dependent methyltransferase has product MASRPSEVDLLLPDVDLRLTTDRGVFSADRVDRGTRYLLLEGPDLPTGPVDLLDLGCGYGPIACTLASRRPEARVWAVDVNERARDLCRANAAAAGLANVEVAAPDDVPVDVRLAAIWSNPPIRIGKPALHDLLTRWLDLLTPDGTAHLVVQRHLGADSLARWLDDRGWATERRGSRKGFRLLDVAARAEPPTGAAADGAT; this is encoded by the coding sequence GTGGCCTCCCGGCCGTCCGAGGTGGACCTCCTGCTGCCCGATGTCGACCTCCGTCTGACCACCGACCGCGGCGTCTTCTCTGCCGACCGGGTGGACCGGGGCACCCGGTACCTGCTGCTGGAGGGGCCGGACCTCCCGACCGGACCGGTGGACCTGCTCGACCTCGGCTGCGGTTACGGCCCGATCGCCTGCACGTTGGCCTCCCGTCGCCCCGAGGCCCGGGTGTGGGCCGTCGACGTCAACGAGCGGGCCCGCGACCTCTGCCGGGCCAACGCCGCTGCCGCCGGGCTGGCCAACGTAGAGGTGGCGGCACCCGACGACGTACCGGTCGACGTCCGCCTGGCTGCCATCTGGTCCAACCCCCCGATCCGCATCGGCAAGCCGGCGCTGCACGACCTGCTGACCCGGTGGCTGGACCTCCTGACCCCCGACGGCACGGCCCACCTCGTGGTCCAGCGGCACCTGGGAGCCGACTCGTTGGCCCGCTGGTTGGACGACCGGGGATGGGCCACCGAACGGCGTGGCTCCCGCAAGGGCTTCCGGCTGCTGGACGTGGCCGCCCGGGCCGAGCCACCGACCGGCGCAGCGGCGGACGGCGCCACGTGA
- the infC gene encoding translation initiation factor IF-3, giving the protein MNDRIRAQRVRLVSPDGEQLGIQPLPDALTIAGDMGFDLVEVADKADPPVCRIMDYGKFKYEQSQRAKESRKKATHVLVKEMKYRPKIGPGDFETKTRKVEAFLGDGSKVKVTIMFRGREMQHPELGRRILDRVAEAVDHVGRVEVFPKQDGRNMVMVLVPGQGTRRQREAAAERREAVVQAAAPVAETAEVPAADPAQAEAQAATSAETSTETSAETQAETPTETRE; this is encoded by the coding sequence ATCAACGACCGCATCCGTGCCCAGCGTGTCCGCCTGGTCTCGCCGGACGGTGAGCAGCTCGGAATCCAGCCCCTGCCGGATGCCCTGACCATCGCCGGAGACATGGGCTTCGACCTGGTGGAGGTGGCCGACAAGGCCGATCCGCCGGTCTGCCGGATCATGGACTACGGGAAGTTCAAGTACGAACAGTCCCAGCGGGCCAAGGAATCACGGAAGAAGGCGACCCACGTCCTGGTCAAGGAGATGAAGTACCGGCCGAAGATCGGCCCCGGCGACTTCGAAACCAAGACCCGCAAGGTCGAGGCGTTCCTGGGCGACGGCAGCAAGGTCAAGGTCACGATCATGTTCCGGGGACGGGAGATGCAGCACCCGGAGTTGGGGCGCCGGATCCTCGACAGGGTTGCCGAGGCTGTCGACCACGTGGGCCGTGTGGAGGTCTTCCCGAAGCAGGACGGCCGCAACATGGTCATGGTGCTCGTACCCGGCCAGGGCACCCGCAGGCAGCGGGAGGCCGCCGCCGAGCGACGGGAGGCCGTGGTTCAGGCCGCAGCGCCGGTCGCCGAGACAGCCGAGGTTCCTGCCGCCGACCCGGCACAGGCCGAGGCACAGGCAGCGACATCCGCCGAGACATCGACCGAGACATCCGCCGAGACACAGGCCGAGACACCGACCGAGACACGGGAGTAG
- a CDS encoding integration host factor, giving the protein MAGLPQLTDEQRRAALVKAAEARRVRAEMKNLLKMGSISMSELLARSDDEVILAKMKVLAVLESLPKLGKVKARRTMEEVGISESRRLRGLGTQQRAELVARFG; this is encoded by the coding sequence ATGGCAGGACTACCTCAACTCACAGATGAACAGCGACGGGCCGCCCTTGTAAAGGCGGCCGAGGCCCGACGGGTTCGGGCCGAGATGAAGAACCTCCTCAAGATGGGATCGATATCGATGTCCGAGCTCCTGGCCCGGTCCGACGACGAGGTGATCCTGGCCAAGATGAAGGTGCTGGCCGTCCTGGAGTCCCTGCCCAAGTTGGGCAAGGTGAAGGCGCGTCGGACCATGGAAGAGGTCGGCATCAGCGAGAGCCGTCGCCTGCGCGGCCTCGGAACCCAGCAGCGGGCCGAGTTGGTCGCCCGGTTCGGCTGA
- the hisG gene encoding ATP phosphoribosyltransferase, with protein MLKLVLPKGSLEKSTLELFEGADLAVSRGSSVDYRASIDDPRIDDVRILRPQEIPFYVADGLFDIGITGRDWIEETGSDVVSLGELHYSKATARPVRIVVAVAGDSPVESVADLPSGVRVSSEYPELTRRFFAERGVEADIRLSYGATEAKIPDIVDVVVDITETGRALRAAGLKVIDTILTSFTELVANADSYADPEKRHAMEQLHRLLQGTLEARGKVLVKMNVPTEHLDEVIGLIPSMKSPTVNELFRGAGFAVETVVAKSEINVLIPALRDVGATDILELPLSKIVH; from the coding sequence GTGCTGAAGCTGGTCCTGCCCAAGGGTTCGCTGGAGAAGTCGACGCTCGAGCTTTTCGAGGGCGCCGACCTGGCGGTGAGCCGTGGCTCGTCGGTCGACTACCGGGCGTCCATCGACGACCCGCGCATCGACGACGTCCGGATCCTCCGGCCCCAGGAGATCCCCTTCTACGTGGCCGATGGCCTGTTCGACATCGGGATCACCGGTCGCGACTGGATCGAGGAGACGGGCAGCGACGTGGTCTCCCTCGGCGAGCTCCACTACTCGAAGGCTACGGCCCGCCCTGTGCGCATCGTGGTCGCCGTCGCCGGTGATTCTCCGGTGGAGTCGGTGGCCGACCTGCCGTCGGGCGTCCGGGTGTCCAGCGAATACCCGGAGCTCACCCGCCGGTTCTTCGCGGAGCGGGGGGTGGAGGCCGACATAAGGCTCTCCTACGGCGCCACAGAGGCCAAGATTCCCGACATCGTCGACGTGGTGGTGGACATCACGGAGACAGGTAGGGCCCTACGGGCGGCTGGGCTGAAGGTGATCGACACCATCCTGACAAGCTTCACCGAGCTGGTTGCCAACGCCGACTCGTATGCCGACCCCGAGAAGCGCCACGCCATGGAGCAGCTGCACCGGCTCTTGCAGGGCACGCTGGAGGCCCGGGGCAAGGTGCTGGTCAAGATGAACGTGCCCACGGAGCACCTGGACGAGGTGATCGGCCTCATCCCGTCCATGAAGTCGCCCACGGTGAACGAGCTGTTCCGGGGGGCGGGTTTCGCCGTGGAGACTGTGGTGGCGAAGTCGGAGATCAACGTGCTGATACCCGCCCTGCGTGACGTCGGGGCGACCGACATCCTCGAACTCCCGCTGTCCAAGATCGTCCACTGA
- the coaBC gene encoding bifunctional phosphopantothenoylcysteine decarboxylase/phosphopantothenate--cysteine ligase CoaBC: MGSLAGRRIVLGVTGGIAAYKAVEVCRRLVDAGAHVAPVLTKGALHFIGRATFDALASEPVQTSLWDEPHPIPHTRLGQGADLVIVCPATARLLADYRMGRSGDLLTATLLATRAPVIVCPAMHTEMWEQPAVQDNVEVLAGRGVTMVGPGDGRLAGGDVGAGRMADPTDVVEAAERILGATRGTDGGDLAGMTVLVTAGGTREPICPVRFIGNRSSGKQGHALAVEAASRGATVRCVTTRPDRAPKAPGIEVTAVDTAAEMADAVVARAADADIVLMAAAVADFRPVDVATEKIKKDGGPPEILLEPTADILAELGRTRTRGQVLVGFAAETCDLRQNAAAKLTAKGIDLIVANDVSTPEAGFDHDTNAVVILDAEGGALDVPLADKREVARLVLDAALTVHGTNRFPNGDST, encoded by the coding sequence ATGGGATCACTCGCCGGACGCCGAATCGTCCTTGGGGTTACCGGTGGCATCGCCGCCTACAAGGCGGTCGAGGTCTGCCGCAGGTTGGTCGACGCCGGTGCACACGTCGCTCCGGTCCTCACGAAGGGTGCCCTGCACTTCATCGGTCGGGCCACCTTTGACGCCCTGGCCTCTGAGCCCGTCCAGACCTCGCTGTGGGACGAACCCCATCCGATCCCGCACACCCGGCTGGGCCAGGGAGCCGACCTGGTCATCGTGTGTCCGGCCACCGCACGCCTGCTGGCCGACTACCGGATGGGACGCTCGGGAGACCTCCTCACCGCCACCCTGCTGGCCACCCGGGCGCCGGTCATCGTGTGTCCGGCCATGCACACCGAGATGTGGGAGCAGCCGGCGGTTCAGGACAACGTCGAGGTCCTGGCCGGACGTGGCGTGACCATGGTCGGTCCTGGGGACGGGCGTCTGGCCGGCGGCGATGTCGGAGCGGGCCGAATGGCCGATCCGACCGACGTGGTGGAGGCCGCTGAACGCATCCTGGGCGCCACCCGGGGAACCGATGGTGGTGACCTGGCCGGCATGACCGTGCTGGTCACGGCGGGTGGGACCCGCGAGCCGATCTGCCCGGTGCGCTTCATCGGCAACCGGTCCTCGGGCAAGCAGGGGCACGCCCTGGCCGTCGAGGCGGCCTCCAGGGGGGCCACGGTGCGCTGCGTCACCACCCGGCCGGACAGGGCGCCGAAAGCACCCGGCATCGAGGTCACGGCGGTGGATACCGCAGCGGAGATGGCCGACGCTGTCGTCGCCAGGGCCGCTGACGCCGACATCGTCCTCATGGCCGCAGCGGTGGCCGACTTCCGTCCCGTCGATGTGGCGACCGAGAAGATCAAGAAGGACGGCGGGCCGCCGGAGATACTGCTTGAGCCGACCGCCGACATACTGGCCGAGCTGGGGAGAACCAGGACACGCGGGCAGGTCCTGGTGGGGTTCGCCGCGGAGACCTGCGATCTGCGCCAGAATGCCGCGGCGAAGTTGACCGCCAAGGGCATAGACCTCATCGTGGCCAACGACGTGTCAACTCCCGAGGCGGGGTTTGACCACGACACGAACGCCGTGGTGATCCTGGATGCCGAGGGCGGCGCACTGGACGTGCCGCTGGCCGACAAGCGGGAGGTGGCACGGTTGGTGCTCGACGCCGCACTGACAGTCCACGGAACGAACCGGTTCCCGAACGGAGACAGCACGTGA
- a CDS encoding dienelactone hydrolase family protein, with protein sequence MGVDALAGYEIGAFEHGGTSRTVLRTGSGPAVIVMAEMPGITPRVADFGRHVAAIGCTAVLPSLFGTPGRRPTPGYLMRSLAGGCVSREFTALMRRRTSPVTDWLRALGAFEHGRCGGPGIGAVGMCFTGGFALGMMLDDRMLAPVLSQPSLPLPLTARHRRSVGISDRDLDVVKERVADGVCVLGLRFSEDSMAPAERFERLGEELGDGFIGVELDSSPGNAHRISKRAHSVLTEELVDEPGHPTLDALDRVLAHLGERLLN encoded by the coding sequence ATGGGCGTGGATGCACTGGCCGGCTACGAGATCGGCGCGTTCGAGCACGGCGGCACCAGCCGTACCGTGCTCCGGACCGGGTCCGGACCGGCTGTCATCGTGATGGCGGAGATGCCGGGGATCACGCCCCGGGTCGCCGACTTCGGCCGTCACGTGGCAGCCATCGGATGCACCGCCGTGCTGCCCTCGCTGTTCGGCACACCGGGCAGGCGCCCCACACCCGGCTACCTGATGCGGTCGCTGGCTGGAGGGTGCGTCTCCAGGGAGTTCACCGCCCTGATGCGTCGTAGGACCTCGCCTGTCACCGACTGGCTGCGGGCGCTGGGCGCGTTCGAGCACGGCAGGTGCGGAGGACCGGGCATCGGCGCGGTCGGCATGTGCTTCACCGGAGGCTTCGCCCTCGGCATGATGCTCGACGACCGGATGCTGGCCCCCGTGCTGAGCCAACCGAGCCTGCCCCTTCCCCTGACCGCCCGCCATCGACGGTCTGTGGGCATCTCGGACCGGGACCTGGACGTGGTGAAGGAGCGGGTGGCCGACGGGGTGTGCGTCCTGGGCCTCCGGTTCAGCGAGGACTCGATGGCCCCCGCCGAGCGCTTCGAGCGCCTCGGCGAGGAGCTGGGGGACGGCTTCATCGGCGTGGAGCTCGACTCGTCGCCGGGCAACGCCCACAGGATCTCGAAGCGGGCCCACTCGGTTCTCACGGAGGAGCTGGTGGACGAGCCGGGCCACCCCACGCTCGATGCCCTGGACCGGGTCCTGGCACACTTGGGCGAGCGCCTCCTGAACTGA
- the rpoZ gene encoding DNA-directed RNA polymerase subunit omega, with protein MPRHDSMVNPAIEGLLETADSKFRLVTVSAKRARQINSYFGQLGEGLGASIPPQVTSTSRKPLSIAFEELAAGKIEAIEPPEEVEDIDTMLDATDAELAGQDGDDLPSGEVEGEEGA; from the coding sequence GTGCCACGTCACGACAGCATGGTCAACCCGGCGATAGAGGGCCTCCTCGAGACCGCCGATTCCAAGTTCCGCCTGGTGACGGTGAGTGCCAAGCGTGCACGCCAGATCAACTCCTACTTCGGCCAGTTGGGCGAGGGCCTGGGGGCATCCATCCCGCCGCAGGTGACCTCCACGTCCCGCAAGCCGCTTTCCATCGCCTTCGAGGAGTTGGCCGCAGGCAAGATCGAGGCGATCGAGCCGCCGGAGGAGGTCGAGGACATCGACACGATGCTCGATGCCACAGACGCAGAGTTGGCCGGCCAGGACGGCGACGACCTGCCCTCGGGTGAGGTCGAGGGCGAAGAGGGCGCCTGA